The genomic stretch CGGTCCTGCGCCATCTTGAGCGCGATCAGGTACAGGACGACGACCTGCGCGATGAACGTCTTCGTGCCCGCAACGCTGATCTCGATGCCCGCGCGCGTGTACACGGTGATGTCCGTCTCGCGCGTCAGGCTCGATCCGAGGACGTTTGTGATCGCGACGGTCCTGCAGCCGCGGCGGCGCGCCTCGCGCGCGGCGCCGAGCGTGTCGGCCGTCTCGCCGCTCTGGGAGATCAGGATGACGAGCGGCCGGTCCGCCGGACCCTGCGTATAGCGGTACTCCGAGGCCAGCTCGGCGGAGGCCGGGATGCGCGCGAGCTCCTCGAGAATGTACTTGCCGATCAACGCGGCGTGGTACGACGTCCCGCACGCCACGAGCTTCACGCTCGTGGCCCCCTCGGACAGGAAACCGTCGATCTCGAGGTTCGCGAGCCTCCCGAGGAGCGTCTCGTGGATCGCCTTCGGGCCTTCGTGGATTTCCTTCAGCATGAAGTGTTCGAACCCGCCTTTCTCCGCGTCCTCGAGCGACCAGGTGACCCGCTCGGGCTCTCGCCGGACCGCGCGGCCGTCGAGGTCCGTGACCGCCGCGCCCTTGGGTGTGATCACGACCATCTCCTTGTCCATCACGTAGAGCACGCGGTCCGTGTAGCGCAGCAGCGCGGGGACGTCGGACGCGAGGAAGTTCTCGTCCGGTCCGAGGCCGACGACGAGCGGGCTTTCGTTGCGGGCGCCGACGACTTTCCCGGGTTCGTCCGCGTGGACGGCCAGGATCGCGTAGGATCCGCGGACATCGCGGAGCGCCTTCCGGACCGCTCCCTCGAGGTCGCCGTCATAGTATGACTCGATGAGATGGACGAGGCTCTCCGTGTCCGTCTGCGACACGAACGTGTGGCCGCGCGCCTCGAGCTTCTCGCGGAGGCTCGCGAAGTTCTCGATGATCCC from Thermoplasmata archaeon encodes the following:
- the glmS gene encoding glutamine--fructose-6-phosphate transaminase (isomerizing); translation: MCGIVGYAGRRNALPILLDGLKRLEYRGYDSAGVAVVGSALHVVKDKGFIADLEAQLPPLKGTTGFAHTRWATHGPPSKVNAHPHVDCHGKIALAHNGIIENFASLREKLEARGHTFVSQTDTESLVHLIESYYDGDLEGAVRKALRDVRGSYAILAVHADEPGKVVGARNESPLVVGLGPDENFLASDVPALLRYTDRVLYVMDKEMVVITPKGAAVTDLDGRAVRREPERVTWSLEDAEKGGFEHFMLKEIHEGPKAIHETLLGRLANLEIDGFLSEGATSVKLVACGTSYHAALIGKYILEELARIPASAELASEYRYTQGPADRPLVILISQSGETADTLGAAREARRRGCRTVAITNVLGSSLTRETDITVYTRAGIEISVAGTKTFIAQVVVLYLIALKMAQDRGALGYAEIDALKDELRSLPRAAQYVLNKSTEIRALAEKYGNARDAFYIGRHAHYPVALEGALKLKEISYVHAEAYAAGELKHGPLALVTPSTPVIAIAVQDPTYEKMRSNIGEVVARGAPVLAIGTEGDKELPKAVDDVIWIPSMPWVLAPVPVSVAFQLFAYEVARMRGCPIDKPRNLAKSVTVE